CAGCGGATTTTGTGGCAACAATCCAACAGCCGGCGCCAGAGGCGTCCCGTGCTGTTCTTCCAGCGTGACATCATCAAGCTGGCCGGTTTCATGAAGCAAAACCATGATTTTGCGGACATAGGGGGAAGTCGGCGAATAGGCGAGTTTCATGCAGGTCTCCTGATAAGATCGACCAAGTATTGCGCCGCAATGCCATGGGCGCAATCACTGCATTGTACCAAATCAACCCTTGGGTACACCGCGCATCATGGCGGCGATCACATGCGCTTCCGATCCAAAACCGAAGGCTTCAATCTGGCCCGCGGCGGCATCGCGCACCGCATCAGGCTTGTTCTGGCCCAGCTTCCACGTCCCATCGACACCCGACACCCTGATCCGGCAAGGCACAATCATGCGCATCATCTTGTCCAGCGCATCCGGTGTCATCTTGCTGGTTTTCCATGGCGGCTTGGGCAGAAGCCGATCCTCATAGAAGGCCGATTGCCGGTCGAGCAGAGCCAGCAACTCCTCTTGTGGTCGCCGCTCAAGAACACCCGTCAGATGCACCGCGACATAATTCCAGGTCGGAACCTGATCTGCGAATTCGTACCAATCAGGAGAGACATAAGTATCGCCACCTGACACCGCCAAAGTCACAGGTATCGGTTCTTTCAAGGCGCGGACAATCGGATTGGACCGCACCAGATGCAAATCAGCGACAGCGCCATCTTCGGACAGCAGGAAAGGAATATGGCTCAGCATCGGCGCATCCGCACCCTGCGCCGCCAAAACGCCAAAGCCCCGCTCGCGGGCAAACGCAACGTTCCGTGCATCGTCGGCATCGTGAAATATCGGATTGGGATGCATGGCGCGTTCCTTTGCAAATCACTCATTTTCGCTCTTGCAGAGTTTTGCATGACATTGCAACGTGGCGCTATTCTCAGGGCGGGGTGAAATTCCCCACCGGCGGTATGCAGGGCAAGACCTTGCGAGCCCGCGAGCGCAATTCCACTAAGGGATTGGTCAGCAGATCTGGTGAGATGCCAGAGCCGACGGTCATAGTCCGGATGAAAGAGAATGCGGCATTTTCAGGGGTCTCGCCCCTGTCTGTGGTCGTGATCGCCTTGGGTGGACGTGTCTGAACCAAAGGAGATCATTATGACACAAGGCAATACAGCCCCCGCCCGCTTCGCATTTATCAAAGCTCAATGGCACGCAGATATCGTTGATCGCGCGCTTGAGGGGTTTTGCGAACTTATTCCCGCCGCGCAGGTCGATGTTGTCGATGTGCCCGGCGCATTTGAATTGCCACTGATGGCGCAGACCCTTGCACGCACGGGGAACTACAGCGCCGTTGCCTGTGCCGCCTTTGTTGTGGATGGCGGCATCTATCGCCATGATTTCGTGGCCGCTGCTGTGGTTGAAGGGTTGATGCGGGTTGGCTTGGACACTGGCGTACCTGTGCTGTCGGTGTCTCTGACCCCGCATCACTATCAGGAAACCGACCATCACAATGCGATCTACCGTACGCATTTTGTTGAAAAAGGCCGCGAAGCCGCCCGCGCCGCCCTCAAGATCGCCGAGGTGGAAACAGCGCTGGCGGCCTGACCCGATGTTGCCCTAACAGCCGTCCCGGCGGTCTTCACATTGCCGGGGCACCGCCAAACCGTTTCCTTTAAAGGAAACGGACCGAAGTCTTTAAAGACTTCGCCACCGCGCAGCCAAACAGCACGACCTGACAGGTGCGCCTTTCAACCCAAATATGACCGCAGCGCCGGCGGCGGGTTATCCATCAACGCCGCCGCCGGTTGCGGAGCCTCGGCCCGGCCTTCGGCGACAAACACCACCTGATCGGCTATGCGCCGCACGTCTTCTGGGGCATGTGTCACCATGATCAGCGCCGCGCCGGTTTCGGCCACCAATTCAGCCACCAGATCCAACATCTCATTGCGCAGGGCCGGACCCAGAGCCGCGAAAGGTTCGTCCAGCAGGACAAGTGGCCGGGCCTGCACCAACACCCGCGCCAGTGCTGCACGGCTTTGTTGACCACCCGACAAGGCCGCTGGCCGCTTGCCGCTGTGCGTTTCAAGTCCCACCCGGCGCAGCGCATCCTGCACCTTGGCTTGCTCCGCGCCCGACAGCCGCAAATCAGGACGCAGGCCAAGTCCCACGTTCTGCTGCACCGTCAGATGCGGAAACAGGTTGTTGTCCTGAAACAGCATCGTCATGGGCCGTTGGCCCGGATCATCCTGCGTAATATCCCGTCCCTGCCAAAGGATCCGGCCCGATTGCAACGGCACAAACCCACAAAGCGCGCTGAGCAAGGTTGATTTGCCTGCCCCCGACGGACCGATCACGGCATATCGCTGCGCCTGATTCAGTTCCAGATCCGCAGCCAGGGAAAAATCACCCAACACAATTTCTGCCTGCTCAACTTTCAGCATGCCAGCGTCCTCCCCTGTCGCAAAGCCAGAATATTCCCAAGGCCAGTGCCAATAAGATCAAGGCCGCCCCCGCCGCCGCTTCCATTCGGTAGGCGCCCATCAACCGATACATCTGAAGCGGTAATGTTGCCCGTTCCTGATCAGCAAAAAGCGCAATCACACCCAGATCGCCCACCGACAATGCACCCGTCAATCCGGCGGCAAATCCCAATTGCGCCCGCAGACGTGGCAAGATCACCCATCGCCAAAGCGGCCAGCCTTGCAGGCCAAGCGAGACAGAGAGCCGCCCGAAATCTGCCAGGGTATCGCGCAGACGCGGCACCAAAATTCGCAACGCAAAGGGCAGCGCCATCAAGGCATTGACCAAAGCCGTGACCGGTAAGGCCAGATCTGACGGGTTCATCACAGGATTGATCAAAATGAACCAGCCCGTGCCGATCATCAAAGGGGACGCGGACAAGCCCAGCAAACCTATGGCCTCCACCCCGCCTCTTTGGCGGCTGGCGATCCAGCCCGCCATCGGCAGCGCCAAAAGGCACAGCGTCAGCACGCTGATCACCGCCACAAACACCGACAGCCCCGCCGCATGCCAGACCGCGACAGGCACCTTTGCAAGCCCCGCAACACCGCGCAGCACAACCGCCGCCAGCGGCAGCAACAAAAACAGCGCCGCCAAGGTGATCACCGCCCCGTCCCGCGCACGTTGCACGCCGCCCCGCGCATCCCAACGTTGCAGCGTCCGGTCCTGACCACCGCCCAATGAGATTGACGGAATGATCCACAGCGCCACCAATGCAGCGCCCCCTGCCAACACCAGCTGCACCAAAGACAAAAGCGCCGCTCGCGATAAGTCAAAATCAAACAGGAACGCCTGATAAATTGCCAGTTCAAGCGTTGTGGCCCTTGGACCGCCACCAAGCGTCAGCGCAACGGCAAAACTGGTCAGGCAAATCACGAAAATCAACGCCGCCACCCCCGGCACAACTTGGCGCAGCAGGGGCCATTCCAGAGTCAGAAAAATCGCACGCGGCCCAAGGCGCAATTGGGCAGCAAGGCGATACCGCTCTGCCGGGATACTTTGCCACCCTTGCAGGATCAGCCGTGTCGCCAAGGGCAGGTTGAAGAATACATGGGCCAAAACCACGCCGTGTAGTCCGTAGATCGAGACCTCAGGCAGCCCTACTAGGCCAAGCAATTGGTTCATCCAGCCCGATCTGCCGAACACCGTCAACAACCCGAGCACAGCCACAATCACGGGCAGAATGAACGGCGCACCCAGCAGCGTCACCAGCAAGGTCCGACCTGCAAACCGCCGCCGCGCCAACGCACGGGCGACCGGAATGGCCAAGAGTGTTGAAATCATCGAAGACAAGACAGCCTGCCAAACGGTGAACCGCACAGCCGCCCAATCAGAGCGCAGAAAACCCGCGCCGGGCTCTGCCCGGGACATCACCGCGAGCAAAGCAGCAAGCACCAGCGCTGCGACCAAAATCGCAGCACCGATACCCGCAGCATGTCTCATTGCGACAACGCGCCGAGCCATTCTTGCAATGCCGCATCACGTATGGCTGGCACCTCTGCGGCGGGGATCAACCGCGCGTTTTCAGGTTGCACAAGCGCCTCGAATCCTTTGGGCAAACCGCCACTGGGCATCACCGCCGGATACATCCAGTTGGTTGTTGGCAGAATGGATTGCGCCACGTCTGACACCATGAAGTTCAAGAACGCCTCGGCCAGCTCTGGCTGATCGCTGTTTGCCAGACGCCCGGCCACTTCGACCTGCATGTAGTGACCTTCGTCAAACACGGCGGCGGCTTTGCTTTCGTCCTCTTCTGCAATGATGTGATAGGCAGGCGAGGTTGTGTAGCTCAGCACCATGTCGGCTTCGCCCTCAAGGAACAGACCATACGCCTCGGACCAGCCTTTGGTCACGGTCACGACATTGTCGGCCAAGCCCTGCCAGATGGCTTCGGCCTCGTCACCATAGGCATCCTTGACCCACATCATCAGCCCCAAACCGGGGGTCGAGGAACGCGGATCCTGAATGACAATTTTCACGTCACTTTCGCCCAGCGCCTTGAAATTTGTGGGCGGTGTCATGTCCGTGTTGTGCACAAAGGCAAAGTAGCCCCAGTCATAAGGCGCAAAAACCGCATCGTCCCAAGTGATCGGCAAGGCATAATCGGCGCTCACAGATGTTTCAGTGAACAATCCGGTGTCCTTCGCTGCGGCGATCAGGCCGGTATCAAGCCCAAGCACCACATCTGCGTCAGACCGCGCGCCCTCAAGCTTGAGCCGCGCCAAAAGCGCCGCGCCATCGCCCATTCCGACAAATTTCAGATCGCAAGCACAGTTTTCCTCAAACGCCTTTTCGATCTGCGGGCCCGGCCCCCAGTCAGAAACAAAACTGTCATAGGTATAGACTGTCAGCACTGGTGTTTCGGCAATCGCTGCCGAGGCCCCAAGCAAGCCCGCTGCAAGTGTAAGATACTTCATCGCATCCTCCTTTTGCGGCGAAAGGGAAAAAGGATGGATGATTGTCCAGACCTTCCCTCCGCCGGTGTTAACCGGTTCAGGTTCAACGGGTCCATGCAAATGCACATCTCAGCTCAATCGAGCCCCCCGAGGTATCGCCATCGTTAGGAGCATGTACAAAGGGATGCAAGCCAAAACCCCTTGAGACACAGCACCGCGCCCGTTAATGCAGAGCCAACAGGAGTGCATTTATGTCGATGAACAGCTTTGGCCATCTCTTCCGCGTGACCACTTGGGGCGAAAGCCACGGCCCGGCCTTGGGCGCAACCGTTGACGGATGCCCGCCCGGAGTTCCGGTCACAGCCGAGATGATCCAGCACTGGCTCGACAAACGCAAACCCGGCCAGAACAAGTTTACCACCCAGCGGCGCGAGGCCGATGAGGTCAAGATCCTGTCTGGTGTATTTGAAGGTGTAACCACCGGCACCCCGGTTCAGTTGATGATCGAAAATACCGATCAACGGTCCAAGGACTACGGCGATATCAAGGACAAGTTTCGCCCCGGACATGCAGATATCACCTATTTCCAGAAATACGGAATCCGCGATTATCGCGGCGGCGGGCGGTCCTCTGCGCGCGAAACGGCCTCCCGCGTGGCGGCGGGTGGATTGGCCCGCGAGGCCATCAAGGCGATGGCGCCGGATGTTCAGATCACCGGCTACATGGTGCAGATGGGTCCGCATCAGATTGACCGCACTGCCTTCGATTGGGACCAGATTGAGCAAAACCCGTTCTGGGTGCCAGATGCACAGGCCGCATCAGACTGGGCGACCTACCTTGATGGGTTGCGCAAATCCGGCTCCTCCGTCGGGGCAATCATCGAGGTGGTCGCGCGCGGCGTGCCTGCAGGCATAGGCGCACCGGTTTACGGCAAACTTGACACCGATCTGTCCGCCGCAATGATGAGCATCAATGCCGTCAAAGGTGTCGAAATTGGCGAGGGCATGTCAGCGGCGATGCTAACGGGAGAGGCCAACGCGGATGAGATTTACATGGGCAACGACGGACAGCCCCGATTCTCGTCAAACCACGCGGGTGGTATTCTGGGCGGGATCAGCACCGGACAAGACATCGTCGTGCGCTTTGCCGTCAAACCAACCTCCAGCATCCTGACCACCCGCAAAACCATCACCAAGAGTGGTGAGGAAACCGAGATCATCACCAAGGGCCGCCATGACCCCTGCGTGGGTATTCGCGCCGTTCCTGTGGGTGAGGCGATGATGGCCTGTGTGATCCTCGACCACCTGTTGCTGCACCGCGGACAGGTTGGGGAAAACCGCGGCATCATCGGCTGAGGGCGCGGAAAATTTCAAATTTTCCGGACCGGACTTTTCAAAAAAGTCCGCCACCCTACCCACACGCTTGCACTTTCCCGATCAGAGGCGCATGACTTCGGCATGCCCGCCAGTCTGACGCAAAACCGCCCCGGCCGTGCCATCGCGCTTAAACTTTGTGCGATCTTTCTGTTCATGGTCATGGCCGCGCTGATCAAGGCCGCATCGGGCCAAGTCCCTCCGGGGCAGGCTGTCTTTTTCCGCTCATTGTTTGCGATACCGATCATCGGCCTCTGGCTCTGGCAAAGCGGGCATTTGCACGATGGGCTCAAGGTCAACAACCTCTTCGGGCATATCTGGCGGGGTCTGTTTGGCACCACCGCCATGGGCCTGACCTTTGCCGGGCTTGCCTTGTTGCCCCTGCCTGAAGTCACGGCCATCGGCTATGCCACGCCGATGTTCACCGTCATATTCGCAGCGTTGTTTCTGGGTGAACGGGTGCGCCTTTTTCGCCTGTCGGCTGTGGCGCTTGGGTTGATTGGAGTGATGATCGTGATTGCCCCGCGCCTGTCTGTGGACGCCAACTTTAGCGCCGCCGCGACCTATGGCGCGTTGATGGTGTTGGCGGCGTCCATTCTGCGATCCTTGGTGCAAATCCACGTACGGCGGCTTGTGCAAACCGACAGCACCTCGGCCATCGTCTTTTACTTTTCGCTGACGGCCACCTGCCTGTCCCTGCTGACCCTGCCATTGGGCTGGCTCATTCAAACACCTGCCCTTACATGGACCGCGCCCGGCATAGAGGTGTTGGGCCTGATCATCTGTGCGGGTCTGATCGGAGGCGTCGCGCAGATCCTTGTCACATCCTCCTTCCGCTTTGGCAGCGCTTCGATGCTGGCCCCCTTTGACTATTCCTCGATGATCTTCGCCAGCCTCATTGGTTGGGTGGTGTTCAGCGAAGTGCCCACAGCAACAATTCTGCTTGGTGCCGGGCTTGTCATTGCCGGCGGCGTGCTGATTATCTGGCGCGAACGGCAATTGGGGGTGGACAGGAGCAAATCAAAGCCCAATGTCCCCCCACCAGGCACCCCCGGTTAAAGGAGAGAACCCCATGTCCGAGACAGCAGACCACAAAGAAAAAATGCAAAAGCGTCAGGCCGAGCAGCGCAAGAAAGTCGCAGAGCTTCAGGATCCTGAAAAGGGGCTGGTACTGGTCCACACCGGCGCGGGCAAAGGCAAAACCTCCAGCGCCTTTGGCGTGGTGGTGCGGGCGCTTGGTTGGAAACAGCGGGTGGGCGTGGTGCAGTTCATCAAGGGCAAATGGAAGACCGGCGAACGGCTGTTCTTTGACCGTCTTGAAGAGGTCACATGGCACACTATGGGCGAAGGCTTTACCTGGGACACCCAAGACAAAGAGCGTGACATTGCCGCCGCACAGGCGGCCTTTGCCAAGGCCCGCGAAATGATGGAAAGCGGCGATTATGATCTGGTGGTCCTGGACGAGATCAACATCGCGATGCGCTATGAATACATCAGCGTCGAAGACGTGATCGCGGGTCTGGACGCCCGTGCCAAGGACACAGGCGTGATCCTCACGGGCCGCGATGCCAAGCCGGAACTTTGCGCCTATGCCGATCTGGTGACAGAGATGACCGAGGTCAAACACCCGTTCAAGGCAGGCATCAAAGCCCAGCGCGGTGTCGATTTCTGATGGCGACTGCCAAACACGCCAAGGTCGCGCTGATCACTGGCGCGGCACGGGGGATCGGGCTGGCCACAGCGCACCTGATGGTCAAAGACGGCTGGAAAGTTGCGCTGCTGGATCGCGACGCTGACGCGTTAAAAGCCGCGGCGGCAGAGTTTGACGGCGCCGCGTTGGACTTGCTGTTCGACGTTTCCGACCCGCAAGCCGCGCCACAAGCGATCCGGGCTTGCATCGATCATTTCGGGCGGCTCGATGCCTTGGTCAACAATGCCGGCGTTGCGGATTTTGGTCCTATCGAAGAAACCGACTTTGCCCGCTGGCGAAGGGTGATGGAAACCAATCTGGACGGCGTGTTTCTGATGACGCAAGCCGCGACAGAGGCGCTCAAAGACAGTGCTGGTGCGATCGTCAATATCGCTTCAATCTCTGGCTTGCGGGCCTCGACGCTTCGGGTTGCCTACGGCACATCCAAGGCCGCTGTGATCCACCTGACCAAACAACAGGCCGCAGAACTCGGGGAATATGGGATTCGCGTAAATGCCGTTTGCCCCGGCCCCGTGCGCACAAAACTTGCCATGGCAGTCCACACACAGGACATTATCGACGCCTACTATGATGCGATCCCACTGAACCGCTATGGGTCGGAGCAGGAAATTGGTGAGGTCATCGCGTTCCTGTGCAGTGAAAAGGCCAGCTATGTCACTGGCCAGATCATCGCATCAGATGGCGGGTTTGAAAGCACAGGCGTAGGCCTGCCTGCGCTTCGCAAATAATGTGGTGCGGGGGTCAGGCCCGCACCAGCTTTTCATAGCTTTCCGCGATGTCGCGGGTCAGGGCGCCGACCTCAAAGTTGAAATCACCGATCTGGCCCACTGGGGTCACTTCCGCCGCTGTGCCGGTCAGCCAGCATTGCTCAAACCCTTCAAGCTCTTCTGGCATGATGTGGCGCTCGTGTACGGTGATGCCTTTCTCCTTGAGCATGCCAACAACTGTCTGTCGCGTGATCCCGTTGAGAAAGCAATCCGGATCGGGCGTGTGTACTTCGCCATCTTTTACGAAAAAGATGTTCGCGCCCGTCGCCTCGGCCACATAGCCGCGATAGTCGAACATCATCGCATCTGAACAACCCTTTGCCTCTGCTGCGTGTTTGGACATGGTGCAGATCATATAGAGGCCCGCCGCCTTGGCATGGCTTGGGATCGTCTCGGGGCTGGGGCGCTTCCATTTGGAGATATCCAGTTTGGCGCCCTTCATCTTGGCATCCCCGTAATAGGCGCCCCATTCCCATGCGGCGATGGCCAGGCGCACAGGGTTACGAGCCGAGGCCACGCCCATGTCTTCGCCCGCGCCACGCCACGCGATAGCACGCACATAGGCATCAGACAGCCCGGATTTGGCCAGAACTTCGACCTTGGCCGCTTCGATCTCGTCCACGGTCCATGGGATCTGGAAATCAATCATCTCGGCCGAGCGGCGCAACCGCTCTGAGTGTTCGCGACTCTTGAAGATCTTGCCGTTATAGGCCCGCTCTCCTTCAAACACCGAAGACGCATAATGCATCGCATGGGTCAGGATATGCACATTGGCGTCGCGCCAGTTGACCATTTCACCATCCAACCAGATGAAACCATCCCGATCATCATATGCTCCAGCCATTTGCATTCCTCCAACTTAGCGGGATATTTTTCGAATATTGCGCAATAAATGGCCCATTTGGTCATTTAATTACGCAAAAGCTGCGATTCCCTAGCCTTTCGTCCTTGGAGTGTCAACAAGGCTGACGTAATGTCTGCACACCAACACATGAGGACATTATGGCAGACGGACGCGGCCCCGCAAGCAGCAGTGGCGAGAGCCTGCTTTTTCTGACGGATGAACAGCTGAGGCAGGCGATAGAGGCAATGTTCTTTGCCTATCGCGGCTTTACTGCGGACCCGGACCGTATCCTGGTCGACATGGCCTATGGCCGGGCCCATCACCGTGCCATCCACTTTATCAACCGGGCGCCGGGCACAACGGTGAACAACCTGTTGAATATCCTTGGCGTCACGAAACAGTCACTCAACCGTGTGTTGCGGACCCTGATCGCAGATGGTCTTGTCGAAAGCAGGGTGGGTCGCAACGACAAACGCGAACGCCACCTTTACCTGACGGATGCGGGCCGCGCCCTGGAACAGACCCTGTCTGATGCCCAACGCGCCCGGATGCGCACAGCGTTCCGCGATGCCGGTCCCGAAGCGGTGGCCGGATTTCGCACTGTATTGGAGGCGATGATGGATCCTGAAATGGGCGCAAGCTACACGCGGCTCAAGGAAAGCGGATCATGATGGACATGGACGCCCATCTGCTGATCGTGGATGACGATGAGCGCATTCGCACACTGCTCCAGAAATTCTTGATGCGAAACGGGTTTTTGGTCACTGCGGCCCGTGATGCCGCCCATGCGCGGCGCATTCTGGCAGGGCTGGATTTTGACCTGATCGTTCTGGATGTGATGATGCCGGGCGAAGATGGCCTGTCGCTCACCCAATCGCTGCGCGAGACAATGCAGACACCGATCATGCTGCTGACCGCCAAAGGCGAGACTGGCAACCGGATCGAAGGGCTTGAGGCAGGCGCCGATGATTATCTGGCCAAACCCTTTGAACCCAAGGAACTTCTGCTGAGGATCAACGCCATTTTGCGCCGTATGCCGGACACGAGCGCACAAGATGCCGCGCCCAAGGTGCTGTCGCTCGGGCCGATCCGCTATGATCTGGAACGCGGCGAGATGTGGCAAGGGGATGACCTCGTGCGACTGACCGCTACCGAAGTGCAATTGATGAAAATCTTTGCCGCGCAGCCCGGTGCGCCGCTCAGCCGTGCCAAACTGGTTGAGGAATTGGGCCGCGATCGCGGGCAGGCACAGGAACGTGCGGTAGACGTACAAATCACCCGCTTGCGCCGCAAGATCGAGGATAATCCCAAACAGCCGCGCTATCTTCAAACGGTGCGCGGCGCGGGTTATATGCTGGCGCCGGATTGATAAAAAGTCCGGGTTTGGCCAGCGCCGCGAAGGGGGGCCAGCCCCCCTGACCCCCCGAAATATTTAAGGCCAAAAAGAAAGATGACCCGCGCATCTGGCAGGCCTTTCGCTTCGCCGTTAATGTGGCCGGGAATTTGACAGAAAGGCACTGACATGTCCGAGACATCCGTAGATGAGATGAACTTTGAAACTGCGATGGCGGAGCTGGAAAAAGTTCTCGGTCAGCTGGAGCGGGGCGATGTGGCGCTGGACGAATCGATTGCGCTTTATGAGCGCGGCGCGGAATTAAAGGCGCGGTGCGAGGCTAAGCTGAAAGAAGCCGAAGAAAAGGTCGCGGCGATCACTTTGGACGCCGATGGCAATCCTGTGGGGGCCAAGCCTGTTGAAGGTCTCTGAGATAGACGGATCAACCGCGCGGTTGCCTTTCGCGCAGGCGCTTGGCGCGGCGCAGGATGTGGCCGCGCATTGGATTGGCGCAACCCTTGCCAAGGACAGCAGCGAGATCGCGCAAGCCATGGGATATGCCACCCGCGGCGGCAAGGGATTGCGCGCGTTTTTGGTGTTGGAAAGCGCCCGGATCTGCGGATGCAGCGCTGCGCAGGCCGGACCGGCGGCGGGCGCGATTGAGGCGCTGCATGCCTATTCTCTGATCCATGATGATCTGCCTTGCATGGATGATGACGACCTGCGCCGCGGCCAGCCGACAGTGCATCGCAAATGGGATGAGGCCACGGCGGTATTGGCAGGCGATGCCTTGCATTCATTGGCGTTTGAATTGCTTGGTGATGTGGTGTGCGATCCGGCACAGAAGATGGATCTGGCCGTTAGCCTTGCAAGAGCGGCGGGCGTGGCTGGCATGGTCGGCGGACAAGCGATGGACATCGCGGCAGAAACCGCTGCGCTGCCTTTGACATTGGACGAGATTACTGCGCTTCAGGCCGGAAAAACCGGTGCCTTGATTACATGGTCTGCGATGGCCGGGCCGCGCATGACCGGCACGGATGGCACCGCGTTCAAATCCTATGCTGACGCACTTGGCCTCGCCTTTCAGATCGCCGATGATATTCTCGATGTGGAAGGTGATGCAGCCGTGGTTGGCAAAGCCACGGGCAAGGACGCGGGCGCGGGTAAGGCCACCTTTGTGTCGCTGCTGGGGCTGGATGGGGCCAAAAGCCGCGCCTCTGACCTGGTGCAATCGGCCTGTGATGCCCTATCTTCATATGGTGACGATGCCGAAACCTTGCGAGAGGCCGCTCGCTTCGTTATTGCCCGCGAGAAATAAATCACCCGGAGGGGGGTTCAAATGACCGACCGACCTGTCACCCCGCTGCTGGACCGCGCCAAGCGGCCCGCCGACCTCAAACAATTCAGCGATTCTGAACTGACCACGCTGGCCAGGGAACTGCGTCAGGAAACCATTTCTGCGGTTTCGGTAACCGGTGGGCATTTGGGGGCAGGTCTGGGTGTTGTTGAACTCACCGTCGCCCTGCATGCGGTCTTTGACACGCCACGCGACAAGATAATCTGGGACGTCGGGCATCAGTGTTATCCGCATAAAATCCTGACCGAGCGACGAGACCGCATTCGCACCCTGCGTCAGAAGGATGGGCTTAGCGGGTTCACCAAACGCAGTGAAAGCCCCTATGATCCTTTCGGCGCGGCCCACAGCTCAACCTCGATCAGCGCGGCACTTGGCTTTGCCGTGGCGCGGGATCTGGGCGGAAACATCCCCGAAGGGCTGGGCGATGCGATTGCAGTGATTGGCGATGGGTCGATCTCGGCCGGAATGGCCTATGAGGCGATGAATAACGCGGGCCATCTGGGCAAGCGGATGATCGTCATTCTCAATGACAACGAGATGTCGATTGCGCCACCCGTTGGCGCAATGTCCAGCTATCTCAGCCGTCTTTATGCCGAAGAGCCTTTTCAGGATTTCAAAGCCGCCGCCAAAGGTGCAGTGAGCCTGTTGCCTGAGCCCTTCCGCGAAGGGGCGAAACGGGCCAAGGACATCCTCAAGGGCATGGCCGTTGGCGGCACCTTGTTTGAACAACTTGGTTTCTCATACGTCGGGCCGATTGATGGACACGACATGAACCAACTGCTGCCCGTGCTGCGCACGGTCAAGGAACGCGCCACCGGGCCGATCCTGATCCATGTGCTGACCAAAAAGGGCAAGGGATACGCCCCCGCCGAGAAGGCCCGAGACAAGGGCCATGGTGTTGCCAAGTTCAATGTGGTCACGGGCGAGCAGAAAAAAGCGCCCTCCAACGCGCCAAGCTACACCTCGGTTTTTGCGCAAAGCTTGCTGCAAGAAGCGGCGGAAGACGACAAGATCTGCGCCGTGACCGCCGCCATGCCCGACGGCACCGGATTGAACCTCTTTGCAGAACGCTATCCCTCGCGGTGCT
This window of the Sulfitobacter mediterraneus genome carries:
- the aroC gene encoding chorismate synthase, with product MSMNSFGHLFRVTTWGESHGPALGATVDGCPPGVPVTAEMIQHWLDKRKPGQNKFTTQRREADEVKILSGVFEGVTTGTPVQLMIENTDQRSKDYGDIKDKFRPGHADITYFQKYGIRDYRGGGRSSARETASRVAAGGLAREAIKAMAPDVQITGYMVQMGPHQIDRTAFDWDQIEQNPFWVPDAQAASDWATYLDGLRKSGSSVGAIIEVVARGVPAGIGAPVYGKLDTDLSAAMMSINAVKGVEIGEGMSAAMLTGEANADEIYMGNDGQPRFSSNHAGGILGGISTGQDIVVRFAVKPTSSILTTRKTITKSGEETEIITKGRHDPCVGIRAVPVGEAMMACVILDHLLLHRGQVGENRGIIG
- a CDS encoding 6,7-dimethyl-8-ribityllumazine synthase; protein product: MTQGNTAPARFAFIKAQWHADIVDRALEGFCELIPAAQVDVVDVPGAFELPLMAQTLARTGNYSAVACAAFVVDGGIYRHDFVAAAVVEGLMRVGLDTGVPVLSVSLTPHHYQETDHHNAIYRTHFVEKGREAARAALKIAEVETALAA
- the thiB gene encoding thiamine ABC transporter substrate binding subunit, encoding MKYLTLAAGLLGASAAIAETPVLTVYTYDSFVSDWGPGPQIEKAFEENCACDLKFVGMGDGAALLARLKLEGARSDADVVLGLDTGLIAAAKDTGLFTETSVSADYALPITWDDAVFAPYDWGYFAFVHNTDMTPPTNFKALGESDVKIVIQDPRSSTPGLGLMMWVKDAYGDEAEAIWQGLADNVVTVTKGWSEAYGLFLEGEADMVLSYTTSPAYHIIAEEDESKAAAVFDEGHYMQVEVAGRLANSDQPELAEAFLNFMVSDVAQSILPTTNWMYPAVMPSGGLPKGFEALVQPENARLIPAAEVPAIRDAALQEWLGALSQ
- a CDS encoding FMN-binding negative transcriptional regulator: MHPNPIFHDADDARNVAFARERGFGVLAAQGADAPMLSHIPFLLSEDGAVADLHLVRSNPIVRALKEPIPVTLAVSGGDTYVSPDWYEFADQVPTWNYVAVHLTGVLERRPQEELLALLDRQSAFYEDRLLPKPPWKTSKMTPDALDKMMRMIVPCRIRVSGVDGTWKLGQNKPDAVRDAAAGQIEAFGFGSEAHVIAAMMRGVPKG
- a CDS encoding thiamine ABC transporter ATP-binding protein, with translation MLKVEQAEIVLGDFSLAADLELNQAQRYAVIGPSGAGKSTLLSALCGFVPLQSGRILWQGRDITQDDPGQRPMTMLFQDNNLFPHLTVQQNVGLGLRPDLRLSGAEQAKVQDALRRVGLETHSGKRPAALSGGQQSRAALARVLVQARPLVLLDEPFAALGPALRNEMLDLVAELVAETGAALIMVTHAPEDVRRIADQVVFVAEGRAEAPQPAAALMDNPPPALRSYLG
- a CDS encoding DMT family transporter; the protein is MPASLTQNRPGRAIALKLCAIFLFMVMAALIKAASGQVPPGQAVFFRSLFAIPIIGLWLWQSGHLHDGLKVNNLFGHIWRGLFGTTAMGLTFAGLALLPLPEVTAIGYATPMFTVIFAALFLGERVRLFRLSAVALGLIGVMIVIAPRLSVDANFSAAATYGALMVLAASILRSLVQIHVRRLVQTDSTSAIVFYFSLTATCLSLLTLPLGWLIQTPALTWTAPGIEVLGLIICAGLIGGVAQILVTSSFRFGSASMLAPFDYSSMIFASLIGWVVFSEVPTATILLGAGLVIAGGVLIIWRERQLGVDRSKSKPNVPPPGTPG
- a CDS encoding thiamine/thiamine pyrophosphate ABC transporter permease ThiP, translated to MARRVVAMRHAAGIGAAILVAALVLAALLAVMSRAEPGAGFLRSDWAAVRFTVWQAVLSSMISTLLAIPVARALARRRFAGRTLLVTLLGAPFILPVIVAVLGLLTVFGRSGWMNQLLGLVGLPEVSIYGLHGVVLAHVFFNLPLATRLILQGWQSIPAERYRLAAQLRLGPRAIFLTLEWPLLRQVVPGVAALIFVICLTSFAVALTLGGGPRATTLELAIYQAFLFDFDLSRAALLSLVQLVLAGGAALVALWIIPSISLGGGQDRTLQRWDARGGVQRARDGAVITLAALFLLLPLAAVVLRGVAGLAKVPVAVWHAAGLSVFVAVISVLTLCLLALPMAGWIASRQRGGVEAIGLLGLSASPLMIGTGWFILINPVMNPSDLALPVTALVNALMALPFALRILVPRLRDTLADFGRLSVSLGLQGWPLWRWVILPRLRAQLGFAAGLTGALSVGDLGVIALFADQERATLPLQMYRLMGAYRMEAAAGAALILLALALGIFWLCDRGGRWHAES